In one Andrena cerasifolii isolate SP2316 chromosome 2, iyAndCera1_principal, whole genome shotgun sequence genomic region, the following are encoded:
- the Su(var)3-9 gene encoding suppressor of variegation 3-9 isoform X2 — protein sequence MSPMREKRPASPGSVQPSVKQLKYDQKLSYPEGGCNDNGLSTEHLSSSNALLKQDGERQAKNRSKLRENSDRPRSREASVESTRLNELNGSDRTNANGKSDSNIDKLEAKYKLENVKLKELRIILKDIKYDGKNGKNSSVDNNLWEVERILGKKVSGSMLTYLVKWKDWGPEYNTWEPTSNLVNCSDILENFEAQRSQLLDRFKRKVNFYPTDQDVEEYWSQLKYKGESLASIYVEQNAVFTSIRNFFKQKLVRNCKLEKFSKFGILRMLLCDARRKQLQSLEAWEIGMNNVTKGKPLIRVENIVDLEGAPQDFYYIDEYLPGSGVIIPDDPPIGCECKTCDSKADCCFTQYAGYCPYTSTCKVRVPPGTPIYECNKRCTCDINCMNRVVQRGTQMKLCIFRTDNGRGWGVKTLRAIRKGTFVTQYVGEVITSEEAEKRGKEYDAAGRTYLFDLDYNETEEQCPYTVDAAMYGNISHFINHSCDPNLAVYGVWINCLDPNLPKLALFATRDIKQNAEITFDYTCQSSRNSENSIKQDVSMMAGRDLGITTESQEEFEIRPETPESDISTNKTLCKCGAQSCRRYLF from the coding sequence ATGTCTCCCATGCGTGAAAAAAGACCGGCTTCTCCAGGGAGCGTTCAGCCATCCGTCAAGCAACTGAAGTACGATCAGAAATTGAGCTACCCTGAAGGAGGTTGTAACGATAATGGCCTATCAACAGAGCATTTGAGTAGCAGCAATGCCCTCTTGAAACAGGATGGGGAGAGACAAGCCAAGAATAGGAGCAAGCTCAGAGAGAACTCGGATCGCCCAAGGAGTCGTGAAGCTAGTGTAGAAAGTACAAGACTGAATGAACTGAACGGTAGTGATAGGACTAATGCCAATGGTAAAAGCGATAGTAATATTGACAAATTAGAAGCAAAGTACAAATTAGAAAATGTTAAGTTAAAGGAGCTGAGGATCATACTGAAGGACATTAAATACGACGGTAAAAACGGGAAGAACTCGTCGGTGGATAACAATCTGTGGGAGGTAGAGAGGATCCTTGGAAAGAAAGTAAGTGGAAGCATGCTGACGTATTTGGTGAAGTGGAAAGACTGGGGACCGGAATACAACACGTGGGAGCCGACGTCGAATTTAGTAAATTGTTCGGATATATTAGAAAACTTCGAGGCACAGAGATCACAGCTGCTCGATCGTTTCAAGAGAAAGGTAAACTTTTATCCGACCGATCAGGACGTGGAGGAATACTGGAGCCAGCTTAAATATAAAGGGGAATCGCTGGCGTCCATTTATGTGGAGCAGAATGCAGTATTCACTAGCATAAGGAACTTCTTTAAGCAGAAGCTTGTTAGGAATTGTAAACTGGAGAAGTTTAGTAAATTTGGCATTCTTCGTATGTTACTCTGCGACGCGAGAAGAAAGCAGCTGCAGTCGCTGGAAGCGTGGGAGATCGGTATGAACAATGTCACCAAAGGTAAACCATTGATACGGGTAGAGAACATAGTGGATTTGGAGGGGGCGCCTCAAGACTTTTATTACATAGACGAGTACTTGCCCGGCTCTGGAGTTATAATACCCGACGACCCACCCATCGGATGCGAGTGTAAAACGTGCGACTCCAAGGCAGACTGCTGCTTCACTCAGTACGCCGGATACTGTCCTTATACCTCAACGTGTAAAGTTCGAGTTCCACCTGGGACGCCCATATACGAGTGCAACAAACGATGTACTTGCGACATAAATTGCATGAACCGAGTGGTACAGCGCGGCACACAGATGAAGCTTTGCATTTTCAGAACTGACAATGGAAGAGGCTGGGGCGTGAAGACTTTGCGAGCGATCAGAAAGGGGACTTTCGTGACGCAATACGTCGGCGAAGTGATCACGAGCGAGGAGGCCGAGAAACGTGGCAAGGAGTACGATGCTGCTGGTAGAACATACCTCTTCGATCTCGATTATAACGAGACCGAGGAACAGTGTCCGTATACTGTCGACGCTGCTATGTACGGCAACATCTCTCATTTCATTAACCATTCCTGCGACCCGAACCTGGCTGTCTACGGTGTCTGGATAAACTGCCTGGATCCCAATCTCCCTAAGCTCGCTCTGTTCGCAACCAGGGACATCAAGCAGAACGCAGAGATTACTTTCGACTACACGTGCCAATCCTCGAGGAACAGCGAGAACTCTATAAAGCAAGATGTATCGATGATGGCTGGTCGGGATCTAGGCATCACCACAGAATCTCAAGAGGAATTTGAAATACGACCAGAGACCCCCGAGTCCGACATATCGACCAATAAGACTTTGTGCAAATGTGGAGCACAGAGCTGTAGACGATACttgttttaa
- the Su(var)3-9 gene encoding suppressor of variegation 3-9 isoform X4, with the protein MLTYLVKWKDWGPEYNTWEPTSNLVNCSDILENFEAQRSQLLDRFKRKVNFYPTDQDVEEYWSQLKYKGESLASIYVEQNAVFTSIRNFFKQKLVRNCKLEKFSKFGILRMLLCDARRKQLQSLEAWEIGMNNVTKGKPLIRVENIVDLEGAPQDFYYIDEYLPGSGVIIPDDPPIGCECKTCDSKADCCFTQYAGYCPYTSTCKVRVPPGTPIYECNKRCTCDINCMNRVVQRGTQMKLCIFRTDNGRGWGVKTLRAIRKGTFVTQYVGEVITSEEAEKRGKEYDAAGRTYLFDLDYNETEEQCPYTVDAAMYGNISHFINHSCDPNLAVYGVWINCLDPNLPKLALFATRDIKQNAEITFDYTCQSSRNSENSIKQDVSMMAGRDLGITTESQEEFEIRPETPESDISTNKTLCKCGAQSCRRYLF; encoded by the coding sequence ATGCTGACGTATTTGGTGAAGTGGAAAGACTGGGGACCGGAATACAACACGTGGGAGCCGACGTCGAATTTAGTAAATTGTTCGGATATATTAGAAAACTTCGAGGCACAGAGATCACAGCTGCTCGATCGTTTCAAGAGAAAGGTAAACTTTTATCCGACCGATCAGGACGTGGAGGAATACTGGAGCCAGCTTAAATATAAAGGGGAATCGCTGGCGTCCATTTATGTGGAGCAGAATGCAGTATTCACTAGCATAAGGAACTTCTTTAAGCAGAAGCTTGTTAGGAATTGTAAACTGGAGAAGTTTAGTAAATTTGGCATTCTTCGTATGTTACTCTGCGACGCGAGAAGAAAGCAGCTGCAGTCGCTGGAAGCGTGGGAGATCGGTATGAACAATGTCACCAAAGGTAAACCATTGATACGGGTAGAGAACATAGTGGATTTGGAGGGGGCGCCTCAAGACTTTTATTACATAGACGAGTACTTGCCCGGCTCTGGAGTTATAATACCCGACGACCCACCCATCGGATGCGAGTGTAAAACGTGCGACTCCAAGGCAGACTGCTGCTTCACTCAGTACGCCGGATACTGTCCTTATACCTCAACGTGTAAAGTTCGAGTTCCACCTGGGACGCCCATATACGAGTGCAACAAACGATGTACTTGCGACATAAATTGCATGAACCGAGTGGTACAGCGCGGCACACAGATGAAGCTTTGCATTTTCAGAACTGACAATGGAAGAGGCTGGGGCGTGAAGACTTTGCGAGCGATCAGAAAGGGGACTTTCGTGACGCAATACGTCGGCGAAGTGATCACGAGCGAGGAGGCCGAGAAACGTGGCAAGGAGTACGATGCTGCTGGTAGAACATACCTCTTCGATCTCGATTATAACGAGACCGAGGAACAGTGTCCGTATACTGTCGACGCTGCTATGTACGGCAACATCTCTCATTTCATTAACCATTCCTGCGACCCGAACCTGGCTGTCTACGGTGTCTGGATAAACTGCCTGGATCCCAATCTCCCTAAGCTCGCTCTGTTCGCAACCAGGGACATCAAGCAGAACGCAGAGATTACTTTCGACTACACGTGCCAATCCTCGAGGAACAGCGAGAACTCTATAAAGCAAGATGTATCGATGATGGCTGGTCGGGATCTAGGCATCACCACAGAATCTCAAGAGGAATTTGAAATACGACCAGAGACCCCCGAGTCCGACATATCGACCAATAAGACTTTGTGCAAATGTGGAGCACAGAGCTGTAGACGATACttgttttaa
- the LOC143378473 gene encoding uncharacterized protein LOC143378473: MLMTNMLTTALCLKIFLWNASLAEWIDMPQFSDEKKVYRMPSTKQDHFHKFAQASTTSQFPFEYQSMVPEELVTKETVVNGGGGNLSYELDPINESGSREKFDEDDTLVISTEKYDEPTVEEDSTNKGYSNESSLSNDTEILNFLPVDVLKSVHRTLKSQSTSSEGKMLFLKAFEKTLMTEIESRLTRTVIGGREKRGTEHYDHGHDYHEHDTGFPSIEGALMAISFLTFAVYLVRLVMLLFRNMSNPAPTTGPTLLLGRRKRSVNALDEDTAKILSSVERFSSSFQ, translated from the exons ATGCTTATGACAAATATGTTAACGACTGCGTTatgtttaaagatatttttgtgGAACGCTAGTTTGGCAGAATGGATAGATATGCCACAGTTCTCTGACGAGAAAAAGGTATACAG AATGCCCTCCACAAAACAAGATCATTTTCATAAATTCGCCCAAGCAAGCACGACAAGTCAGTTTCCTTTCGAATACCAAAGTATGGTTCCCGAAGAGTTGGTAACAAAAGAAACAGTAGTTAACGGAGGTGGAGGAAATCTCTCCTATGAATTAGATCCTATTAATGAGTCTGGAAGTCGTGAGAAGTTCGACGAAGACGATACACTTGTAATCAGCACTGAGAAGTACGATGAACCAACGGTGGAG GAAGACAGTACAAACAAGGGATACTCTAACGAGTCTTCGCTCTCAAACGATACAGAAATTTTGAACTTCTTGCCGGTGGATGTGCTCAAAAGTGTGCACCGCACTTTAAAGTCGCAGTCTACATCTAGCGAGGGGAAGATGCTGTTTCTAAAAGCATTCGAAAAGACCTTAATGACTGAGATAG AATCTAGACTTACGCGGACTGTGATAGGTGGTAGAGAGAAAAGAGGCACCGAGCACTACGATCATGGTCACGATTACCATGAACACGACACAGGATTTCCTTCTATAGAAGGCGCGCTGATGGCTATATCCTTTCTCACATTCGCAGTGTATCTTGTTCGTCTAGTTATG CTCTTATTCAGAAACATGAGCAACCCTGCACCGACTACTGGACCCACTCTACTCCTCGGCAGAAGAAAAAGATCTGTAAATGCTCTCGACGAGGACACAGCTAAAATACTCAGCTCCGTAGAAAGATTTTCCTCCAGCTTTCAGTGA
- the Su(var)3-9 gene encoding suppressor of variegation 3-9 isoform X3 gives MTMGGEEGLGVTTGQPNLYKQDLSKLDVSKLTALSREVISRQATINIGTIGHVAHGKSTIVKAISGVQTVRFKNELERNITIKLGYANAKIYKCDNEKCPRPACYISGGSSKDDSFPCLRQVCTGRFQLVRHVSFVDCPGHDILMATMLNGAAVMDAALLLIAGNESCPQPQTSEHLAAIEIMKLKHIVILQNKIDLVKEAQAKEQYEQILKFVQGTVAQGAPVIPISAQLKYNIEVLCEYITKKIPVPLRDFTSEPRLIVIRSFDVNKPGCEVDDLKGGVAGGSILRGVLKVGMEIEVRPGLVSKDSEGKLTCRPIFSRIVSLFAEQNELQFAVPGGLIGVGTKIEPTLCRADRLVGQILGAVGALPKIFIELEISYYLLKRLLGVRTEGDKKGARVPKLSRTEVLLVNIGSLSTGGRVLATRADLAKISLTNPVCTEIDEKIALSRRVDKHWRLIGWGQICGGQTIEPVIDRK, from the exons ATGACTATGGGTGGCGAAGAAGGCCTAGGCGTGACCACCGGTCAGCCGAATCTTTACAAGCAAGATCTCTCGAAGCTA GATGTTAGTAAATTGACCGCATTATCACGCGAGGTCATCAGTAGACAAGCTACTATTAATATTG GTACCATTGGTCATGTAGCGCATGGAAAGTCCACAATTGTGAAAgctatatcaggagtacaaacTGTTCGGTTTAAGAATGAATTAGAGAGGAACATTACAATTAAACTTG GGTATGCGAACGCAAAGATTTACAAATGCGATAATGAGAAATGCCCAAGGCCAGCTTGTTACATATCCGGAGGGTCAAGCAAAGATGATTCATTCCCTTGCCTGCGCCAAGTTTGCACTGGACGGTTTCAGCTGGTGCGCCATGTGTCCTTCGTTGATTGCCCAGGGCACGATATCCTTATGGCAACTATGCTGAACGGTGCAGCTGTTATGGACGCAGCTTTACTCTTAATTG CTGGTAACGAATCGTGCCCTCAGCCGCAGACCTCTGAGCATTTGGCTGCTATTGAAATCATGAAACTGAAGCACATCGTAATCCTGCAAAACAAGATAGACTTGGTGAAAGAAGCTCAGGCGAAAGAGCAGTACGAACAGATCCTGAAATTCGTACAAG GCACAGTGGCCCAAGGAGCGCCTGTTATACCAATTTCTGCGCAACTGAAATACAACATCGAGGTCCTGTGCGAATATATCACGAAGAAGATTCCAGTACCGTTAAGAGATTTCACTTCAGAACCGAGATTAATTGTGATCCGGTCGTTTGACGTGAACAAGCCTGGTTGTGAAGTGGACGATCTGAAAGGAGGTGTTGCTGGAGGAAGTATTTTAAGAGGAGTATTAAAA GTGGGTATGGAAATCGAAGTACGGCCTGGGCTGGTATCGAAAGACAGTGAAGGGAAGTTGACCTGTCGTCCCATATTCTCACGCATAGTATCATTATTCGCTGAACAGAATGAACTGCAGTTCGCTGTCCCAGGTGGTCTCATAG GTGTCGGGACAAAAATCGAGCCAACACTGTGCCGAGCGGATCGTTTAGTGGGTCAAATTTTGGGAGCTGTGGGAGCTctgccaaaaatatttattgaacttGAAATATCATATTATCTCCTTAAACGACTGCTGGGAGTCCGAACAGAGGGCGACAAGAAAGGAGCAAGG GTACCGAAATTATCGAGGACCGAGGTGCTGCTGGTGAATATTGGATCCTTGAGTACCGGAGGTCGCGTGCTAGCCACTCGTGCTGACTTGGCGAAAATCAGCTTGACGAATCCCGTGTGTACAGAAATCGACGAGAAGATCGCGCTGTCGCGTCGCGTCGACAAGCATTGGCGGCTGATCGGCTGGGGCCAGATATGCGGCGGGCAAACCATAGAACCGGTTATAGatcgaaaataa
- the Su(var)3-9 gene encoding suppressor of variegation 3-9 isoform X1: MTMGGEEGLGVTTGQPNLYKQDLSKLDVSKLTALSREVISRQATINIGTIGHVAHGKSTIVKAISGVQTVRFKNELERNITIKLDVDAEDGTGGEQEDSLGSSSDMSPMREKRPASPGSVQPSVKQLKYDQKLSYPEGGCNDNGLSTEHLSSSNALLKQDGERQAKNRSKLRENSDRPRSREASVESTRLNELNGSDRTNANGKSDSNIDKLEAKYKLENVKLKELRIILKDIKYDGKNGKNSSVDNNLWEVERILGKKVSGSMLTYLVKWKDWGPEYNTWEPTSNLVNCSDILENFEAQRSQLLDRFKRKVNFYPTDQDVEEYWSQLKYKGESLASIYVEQNAVFTSIRNFFKQKLVRNCKLEKFSKFGILRMLLCDARRKQLQSLEAWEIGMNNVTKGKPLIRVENIVDLEGAPQDFYYIDEYLPGSGVIIPDDPPIGCECKTCDSKADCCFTQYAGYCPYTSTCKVRVPPGTPIYECNKRCTCDINCMNRVVQRGTQMKLCIFRTDNGRGWGVKTLRAIRKGTFVTQYVGEVITSEEAEKRGKEYDAAGRTYLFDLDYNETEEQCPYTVDAAMYGNISHFINHSCDPNLAVYGVWINCLDPNLPKLALFATRDIKQNAEITFDYTCQSSRNSENSIKQDVSMMAGRDLGITTESQEEFEIRPETPESDISTNKTLCKCGAQSCRRYLF, encoded by the exons ATGACTATGGGTGGCGAAGAAGGCCTAGGCGTGACCACCGGTCAGCCGAATCTTTACAAGCAAGATCTCTCGAAGCTA GATGTTAGTAAATTGACCGCATTATCACGCGAGGTCATCAGTAGACAAGCTACTATTAATATTG GTACCATTGGTCATGTAGCGCATGGAAAGTCCACAATTGTGAAAgctatatcaggagtacaaacTGTTCGGTTTAAGAATGAATTAGAGAGGAACATTACAATTAAACTTG ACGTTGATGCAGAGGACGGTACCGGAGGGGAACAGGAAGACAGTCTTGGCAGTTCGAGCGACATGTCTCCCATGCGTGAAAAAAGACCGGCTTCTCCAGGGAGCGTTCAGCCATCCGTCAAGCAACTGAAGTACGATCAGAAATTGAGCTACCCTGAAGGAGGTTGTAACGATAATGGCCTATCAACAGAGCATTTGAGTAGCAGCAATGCCCTCTTGAAACAGGATGGGGAGAGACAAGCCAAGAATAGGAGCAAGCTCAGAGAGAACTCGGATCGCCCAAGGAGTCGTGAAGCTAGTGTAGAAAGTACAAGACTGAATGAACTGAACGGTAGTGATAGGACTAATGCCAATGGTAAAAGCGATAGTAATATTGACAAATTAGAAGCAAAGTACAAATTAGAAAATGTTAAGTTAAAGGAGCTGAGGATCATACTGAAGGACATTAAATACGACGGTAAAAACGGGAAGAACTCGTCGGTGGATAACAATCTGTGGGAGGTAGAGAGGATCCTTGGAAAGAAAGTAAGTGGAAGCATGCTGACGTATTTGGTGAAGTGGAAAGACTGGGGACCGGAATACAACACGTGGGAGCCGACGTCGAATTTAGTAAATTGTTCGGATATATTAGAAAACTTCGAGGCACAGAGATCACAGCTGCTCGATCGTTTCAAGAGAAAGGTAAACTTTTATCCGACCGATCAGGACGTGGAGGAATACTGGAGCCAGCTTAAATATAAAGGGGAATCGCTGGCGTCCATTTATGTGGAGCAGAATGCAGTATTCACTAGCATAAGGAACTTCTTTAAGCAGAAGCTTGTTAGGAATTGTAAACTGGAGAAGTTTAGTAAATTTGGCATTCTTCGTATGTTACTCTGCGACGCGAGAAGAAAGCAGCTGCAGTCGCTGGAAGCGTGGGAGATCGGTATGAACAATGTCACCAAAGGTAAACCATTGATACGGGTAGAGAACATAGTGGATTTGGAGGGGGCGCCTCAAGACTTTTATTACATAGACGAGTACTTGCCCGGCTCTGGAGTTATAATACCCGACGACCCACCCATCGGATGCGAGTGTAAAACGTGCGACTCCAAGGCAGACTGCTGCTTCACTCAGTACGCCGGATACTGTCCTTATACCTCAACGTGTAAAGTTCGAGTTCCACCTGGGACGCCCATATACGAGTGCAACAAACGATGTACTTGCGACATAAATTGCATGAACCGAGTGGTACAGCGCGGCACACAGATGAAGCTTTGCATTTTCAGAACTGACAATGGAAGAGGCTGGGGCGTGAAGACTTTGCGAGCGATCAGAAAGGGGACTTTCGTGACGCAATACGTCGGCGAAGTGATCACGAGCGAGGAGGCCGAGAAACGTGGCAAGGAGTACGATGCTGCTGGTAGAACATACCTCTTCGATCTCGATTATAACGAGACCGAGGAACAGTGTCCGTATACTGTCGACGCTGCTATGTACGGCAACATCTCTCATTTCATTAACCATTCCTGCGACCCGAACCTGGCTGTCTACGGTGTCTGGATAAACTGCCTGGATCCCAATCTCCCTAAGCTCGCTCTGTTCGCAACCAGGGACATCAAGCAGAACGCAGAGATTACTTTCGACTACACGTGCCAATCCTCGAGGAACAGCGAGAACTCTATAAAGCAAGATGTATCGATGATGGCTGGTCGGGATCTAGGCATCACCACAGAATCTCAAGAGGAATTTGAAATACGACCAGAGACCCCCGAGTCCGACATATCGACCAATAAGACTTTGTGCAAATGTGGAGCACAGAGCTGTAGACGATACttgttttaa
- the Dhap-at gene encoding dihydroxyacetone phosphate acyltransferase has translation MEQCPEFVDLLLARRKDCDIVWVSRSMEPLLPHKLSPESKYSRSQMIKAVLNDRRVKLAIASLAAMHQMDVSKVQREARVMVNEMASKAHLATVRWLGIIITKVMKRIFLSIYINESAIFRMKKEMQISQVQYVYAPSHRSYLDFILLSYMLFSYDMALPNIASGMDFYQMYIIGELLRKTGAFYMRRRFSDDVLYKRVFRAYIMSIVEHSDRAMEFFIEGTRSRSLKSIVPKFGLLSIMLESLLEANVPDIHFIPISINYERPPEELLFTYELLGVPKPKESTAGLFQSLSILQKPYAYGRVFFNIGQPISACQFLNMEHRKARVLSPYAKLPPTVIEELAYCIIDSHKRNTTLMPFNVIALLFNQRVQTHPDDPYTCDALISDYLWCKDLLQVFNATIRTGRSDDTNDTREEILDTLKPHEELLGFDSSEVLRLKERHKTTKVKNDTRVKGHTLSEETMQTAVSVINISIYLNPTLSFVFKPALVTLAVGTEGAKLGVAFQRYALLRTLLSTEFAIPLVEEESLLKSEWEEALEFLSKRNYVNILNDTYVQAQDLKVFSLLHNAILPFIDAVYVTCLALFEWDESKSNYATVQAVLIEAQRRIEEAFVEGNEWGQHPYSLSLDLYNTTVQNLTLQGILSPYENRNTYQIDKARLGPILAQLQSLSLKRPPGSYRSLVLLPTSQPVLQAKL, from the exons ATGGAACAGTGCCCAGAATTTGTGGATCTATTGCTAGCGAGACGTAAAGATTGCGATATCGTATGGGTTTCTCGGTCCATGGAACCATTGCTGCCGCACAAACTTTCGCCGGAATCCAAGTATTCGAGGAGTCAAATGATCAAAGCTGTACTGAACGATCGGAGAGTCAAGCTGGCTATCGCGTCTTTGGCTGCGATGCATCAAATGGACGTAAGCAAGGTCCAGAGGGAAGCTCGCGTGATGGTTAACGAGATGGCTAGTAAAGCGCATTTAGCGACTGTTCGCTGGCTAG GTATAATCATCACCAAAGTgatgaaaagaattttcttaagCATTTACATAAACGAGAGCGCGATATTCAGAATGAAGAAAGAGATGCAGATTTCTCAAGTGCAGTACGTCTACGCGCCGTCTCATAGAAGCTATTTGGACTTTATATTACTGTCGTATATGTTGTTCTCGTATGACATGGCTCTTCCAAACATTGCGAGCGGCATGGACTTTTACCAGATGTACATAATAGGGGAATTGCTGAGAAAAACTGGAGCCTTTTATATGCGACGTCGTTTCTCGGACGACGTACTGTATAAAAGGGTATTTCGCGCGTACATAATGTCCATTGTGGAGCATAGCGATAGAGCGATGGAATTTTTTATCGAGGGCACTCGAAGTAGAAGTCTGAAGAGCATAGTACCAAAGTTTG GTCTTTTATCAATCATGTTAGAGAGTTTATTAGAAGCCAACGTGCCTGATATACATTTTATACCTATAAGCATTAATTACGAGCGACCCCCGGAAGAATTGTTATTCACGTACGAGCTTTTAGGAGTGCCGAAACCGAAAGAATCTACGGCTGGTCTCTTCCAATCCCTCTCTATTTTACAGAAACCTTATGCTTATGGCCGTgtctttttcaatattggccaGCCTATTTCTGCGtgtcaatttttaaatatggaGCATCGTAAAGCGAGAGTACTATCGCCTTACGCAAAGCTACCGCCAACTGTCATCGAAGAATTAGCCTACTGTATAATAGATTCGCATAAGAGAAACACAACTCTTATGCCTTTCAACGTAATTGCTCTGCTGTTCAATCAGAGGGTCCAAACGCACCCCGATGATCCATATACATGTGACGCTTTAATCAGCGATTACTTATGGTGTAAGGATCTTTTGCAAGTATTTAACGCGACAATACGTACAGGAAG GTCAGACGATACGAACGATACGAGAGAAGAAATACTAGATACCTTGAAGCCTCACGAAGAATTACTTGGATTTGATTCGTCAGAAGTTTTGAGGCTCAAAGAAAGACACAAGACGACAAAAGTAAAGAACGACACGCGCGTCAAAGGACACACCTTATCGGAGGAAACTATGCAAACTGCTGTTtcagttattaatatttcaatttactTGAATCCCACTTTGTCGTTCGTGTTCAAGCCAGCTCTTGTCACGCTGGCAGTGGGAACGGAAGGAGCTAAACTTG GAGTCGCCTTCCAACGATACGCATTACTGAGAACATTACTGAGCACGGAATTTGCGATACCTCTGGTAGAGGAAGAATCTCTATTAAAATCAGAATGGGAAGAGGCATTAGAATTCTTATCGAAACGGAATTATGTTAATATTCTCAACGATACATACGTGCAGGCACAAGATCTAAAAGTATTTTCCCTTTTGCATAATGCGATATTGCCATTCATCGACGCAGTATATGTTACATGTCTTGCCCTGTTCGAg TGGGATGAATCGAAGTCAAATTACGCAACGGTACAAGCGGTTTTAATCGAAGCGCAGAGGCGAATAGAAGAAGCGTTTGTCGAAGGAAATGAATGGGGGCAACACCCGTATTCATTGTCACTCGATTTATATAACACAACAGTGCAGAATCTGACACTGCAAGGTATTTTAAGTCCATACGAAAACCGAAATACATACCAAATTGACAAAGCCCGACTGGGGCCAATTCTTGCACAACTGCAGAGTCTTTCGTTAAAACGACCACCGGGTTCATATCGTAGTTTGGTATTGTTACCTACATCTCAACCAGTTCTGCAAgctaaattgtaa